TCCAGCCTGGATATGTCAGTAGATTTGCTTAGTGGAAAAGTAGTTCCTGTAATGACTTCTTATACACCTAAGTCTACAGAGTTATGGCTTGTCTGTCCTGGCAGACAGTCGATAACGCCAGCTGTTCGGCTCGTGAGGGATAACTTTCGCGATAAATGTAAAGAGATATTGCAGGAGCTGGCAAAGAAAAAAATTTTGGCAAAAAATATCATTAAAAATTCCGGCTAGAATTTTTTTTGGGTCTTGGAATTTACTGCGTTTAGTTTTTATTAAGAGGGAGTTAACACTCCCTCTTAATAGTTAGAGAGAATTATATGGTGCCTGTACAGCCATTAGTTGACAAGTAGTCATAAGCAGCTTTAGCTTGTACCAGTCCATAGCCGTAAGCGTTATCGCGGCCAGCGTCTCCCAGGTCTTCTGCTGTAGTAGTCAGGGCCGTACGAATTTCGCTATTGCTACAGCTGGGAAAATGACTCCAAACCAGGGCGGCCACACCGGCGACATGTGGAGTTGCCATCGAGGTGCCATTGAAATACTCATAATCACTGGCATTGTTGGCCAAAGTAGCACTGCTGCCCAATTGCCCGAGAAGGGTGTTACCATCACTACCTGAGATGCCTATTGAGGGGATATTGGTAGCAGTTTCACCCAGGGTGGCGCTTGATAGCAATCCGGATTCATTGTTATAGATAACTGCTGCGATGCCACCACCAGCCTCACAGTTCAATACCTTGTCGGCAAAGCTGATATTACCACGCTCTATTAAACATACCTTACCAGCGGCACTGTTACAGGCAGATTCTGCAGTACCACAATTTTCCAGGGCGCCAGTAATATCTCCAAGAGGAGAGCCTGAAATAGGGGCAGCTTCAAAATCAGCTCCGGCCACATTTAGAGAGGAAACCCTGCCGGTTCCAGTTGGTACAGAGGAGAGAACCTGTACTCCCGGTGCGGATAGCTCAACCTGATTAGTTTGCTGGGAGGATTCCCAAATCTCTTTATTACTATCAATTGCACCAACTGAGATAACCGAATCATATGAGGCAGGGTAGGAATGTCGTGTATTGCCATCATTGCCCGCAGCGGCAACAGATAGAATGCCACGACTGTTCAGGTTATTAAATGTACGTCTTTCAAAGAAATTAAATTGCTCACCGCCAAGGCTCATATTGATAACATTAGCACCGTTATCTGCACACACTTCAGCTGCTGCCATGAGAGAGGAAGAGTAGGCCCAACCATCACCGCCAAAGACTTTGACAATATGAAGGTTAATGTTACTGCTGGGCATTACGCCCACAACACCAGTTTCATTATTCATTGCTGAAATGGTACCGGCAACATGAGTGCCGTGTCCGCTTTGATCCTCATACCAGTTTCCAGCGCCAGCGGGATCACTGCTACCTGTAACGGCATTGCCGGAGAGATCTTCGTGGGCTATATCGTAGCCGGAATCAATAATACATACTGTGCGATTGCCTGCTTGGGT
This DNA window, taken from Microbulbifer sp. GL-2, encodes the following:
- a CDS encoding S8 family serine peptidase, producing MKNVVSMVATSILTMAIASHASAEDKRYIITFKQGKGESVKSHMRERGGRKALEIRRQNAMAAHLPEKALKALRRNPNIEFIEEDVKRYPMAQQVPFGIPMVQADQLGDTQAGNRTVCIIDSGYDIAHEDLSGNAVTGSSDPAGAGNWYEDQSGHGTHVAGTISAMNNETGVVGVMPSSNINLHIVKVFGGDGWAYSSSLMAAAEVCADNGANVINMSLGGEQFNFFERRTFNNLNSRGILSVAAAGNDGNTRHSYPASYDSVISVGAIDSNKEIWESSQQTNQVELSAPGVQVLSSVPTGTGRVSSLNVAGADFEAAPISGSPLGDITGALENCGTAESACNSAAGKVCLIERGNISFADKVLNCEAGGGIAAVIYNNESGLLSSATLGETATNIPSIGISGSDGNTLLGQLGSSATLANNASDYEYFNGTSMATPHVAGVAALVWSHFPSCSNSEIRTALTTTAEDLGDAGRDNAYGYGLVQAKAAYDYLSTNGCTGTI